A window of Acidobacteriota bacterium contains these coding sequences:
- a CDS encoding transporter, which translates to MRRTTNPLKSGACLAAMTPSSSTWAEALLATDRPDFSESMSTVTFYTGLTHLLNPDLQADMRVLRRLTDRGVDFLVGAGISWRLGR; encoded by the coding sequence GTGCGTAGGACCACCAACCCGTTGAAGTCTGGCGCTTGCCTGGCGGCCATGACGCCGAGCTCGTCGACTTGGGCCGAAGCACTGCTGGCGACCGACCGCCCCGATTTCTCCGAAAGCATGAGCACGGTCACGTTCTACACCGGTCTCACGCATCTATTGAACCCCGATCTTCAGGCCGATATGCGGGTATTGCGCCGCCTGACGGATCGGGGGGTCGATTTCCTTGTGGGCGCCGGCATCTCGTGGCGCCTGGGAAGGTGA
- a CDS encoding metal ABC transporter permease: protein MSPELQILLTAVVTAVAAALPGTYLVLRRTALVSDAISHAILPGIVIAFFLTRDLNSPLLLIAAASTGVLTVFLIETLLRSHLVPEDAAIGLVFPALFSVGVILISRFAGDIHLDTDSVLLGEIAWVPFDQMIVGGMELGPRALWTMGGILALNLVAIGLAWKELKLATVDPELAALLGFSPVALHYSLMALVSITAVGAFDAVGSILVVALMIAPPATAYLLVDRFCPMLCVGAAVAAVCAGLGCAVAFALDVSIAGSMASICGTLFAAALLLAPRRGLVAQARRRSSQKLDLGVRMLLVHLLHHQSTASEAEECRVPSLHRHLQWSESRIRQVVREAEARELVTRAGEILHATAEGKTLAEVAVIGEPAVERKTSHQ, encoded by the coding sequence ATGAGCCCGGAGTTGCAAATCCTCCTGACCGCCGTCGTCACCGCCGTCGCTGCGGCCCTGCCGGGGACCTATCTCGTGTTGCGCCGGACGGCGCTGGTATCGGACGCCATATCCCACGCAATCCTGCCAGGCATCGTGATCGCCTTTTTTCTGACGCGTGACCTCAATTCGCCTCTGTTACTGATTGCCGCGGCGTCCACCGGCGTTCTGACAGTCTTCCTTATCGAGACCCTGCTTCGTTCGCACCTCGTCCCCGAGGACGCGGCGATCGGCCTGGTCTTCCCGGCACTTTTCTCTGTGGGTGTGATTCTGATCTCCCGCTTTGCGGGCGATATTCATCTCGACACCGACTCCGTGCTGCTGGGTGAAATAGCCTGGGTGCCGTTCGACCAAATGATCGTTGGAGGCATGGAGTTGGGGCCACGAGCCCTGTGGACCATGGGTGGGATTCTGGCCCTCAACCTGGTGGCAATTGGCCTCGCGTGGAAAGAACTCAAGCTCGCGACCGTCGATCCAGAACTGGCGGCGCTCCTCGGCTTTTCCCCGGTCGCACTCCACTATTCGCTAATGGCTTTGGTGTCGATCACAGCGGTCGGTGCCTTCGATGCCGTGGGCTCGATTCTCGTCGTGGCGCTGATGATTGCACCACCGGCCACAGCGTATCTTCTGGTCGACCGGTTTTGCCCGATGCTGTGCGTTGGCGCCGCTGTGGCCGCGGTATGTGCGGGCCTCGGTTGCGCGGTCGCATTCGCACTCGACGTATCGATCGCCGGATCGATGGCGTCGATCTGCGGGACACTGTTTGCCGCGGCCCTTCTGCTCGCGCCGCGACGGGGTTTGGTGGCCCAGGCCAGACGGCGCAGCTCTCAGAAGCTCGATCTCGGTGTTCGCATGCTTCTGGTCCACCTGCTTCACCACCAGTCGACCGCCTCCGAAGCCGAGGAATGCCGTGTACCGAGCCTGCATCGCCACCTGCAATGGAGTGAGTCTCGAATCCGACAGGTCGTGCGCGAGGCTGAAGCCAGAGAGCTCGTCACCCGGGCCGGTGAAATATTGCATGCCACTGCGGAAGGGAAAACCCTGGCTGAGGTTGCGGTGATCGGCGAGCCTGCAGTGGAGCGAAAGACCAGTCATCAGTGA
- a CDS encoding metal-dependent transcriptional regulator — translation MKKAVHSPLDRTSRPGLSESQEDYLKQIFLLGEEGGRVSTQALARRLRVKPASVTEMVSRLAQLGLVEHAPYRGVRLTEGGKRVALEMVRHHRLLETYLVEHLGYTWDEVHDEAERLEHVISERFEARIAEVMGHPTRDPHGDPIPTPDLSVPPEDTSVPLQELPAGSTGTVVRVVVQDPESLELLEGLGLSPGSVVEVISGHKRGVRIRVGGDGVLVPAHLAELLWMEGAES, via the coding sequence GTGAAAAAGGCAGTGCACTCGCCTCTCGATAGGACCTCCAGGCCCGGGCTTTCGGAGTCGCAGGAGGACTATCTCAAACAGATATTCCTGCTTGGCGAAGAGGGGGGTCGCGTGAGTACCCAGGCCCTCGCTCGACGCCTGAGGGTCAAGCCTGCGTCAGTGACCGAGATGGTCAGCCGACTCGCCCAACTCGGCCTCGTTGAGCATGCACCGTACCGTGGCGTGCGCCTCACCGAGGGTGGGAAACGGGTGGCACTCGAAATGGTCCGCCATCACAGATTGCTCGAAACGTATTTGGTGGAGCACCTCGGCTACACGTGGGATGAGGTGCACGACGAGGCGGAACGTCTCGAACACGTCATCTCGGAGCGTTTCGAAGCTCGAATCGCCGAGGTGATGGGGCATCCGACCCGCGATCCGCACGGTGATCCCATACCGACGCCCGACCTGAGTGTTCCCCCTGAGGATACGTCGGTTCCGCTTCAGGAGCTGCCCGCCGGGTCAACGGGTACCGTTGTCAGGGTCGTTGTGCAAGACCCGGAAAGCCTGGAGCTCCTCGAAGGTCTCGGTCTGTCACCGGGCAGCGTCGTCGAGGTGATTTCGGGTCACAAGAGAGGTGTTCGCATTCGGGTAGGAGGCGACGGTGTGTTGGTGCCGGCTCACCTCGCAGAGCTGTTGTGGATGGAAGGAGCGGAGTCATGA
- a CDS encoding zinc ABC transporter substrate-binding protein gives MKIMLRLATSAALIAVAACGGGSETPAEGGKIRVVATTNIVADLVQGIGGEEIEVEALMGAGIDPHLYKASAGDVRRMSSAEVIFFSGLHLEGKMSEVLERLGERGVRTVAVAECLPEDGLIESAGFSGLHDPHVWFDVALWSRSADCVAESLAEVDPEREAVFRQRAADAVAELGALDSWVRERVGVLRPEQRVLVTAHDAFGYFGRAYGFEVRGLLGVSTASEAGTSDVQELAAFIAERRIPAIFVETSVPPRYVQALREAVRARGFAVEIGGSLYSDSLGNPGTLEGSYEGTVRANVNTIVNALMSPPGTIQ, from the coding sequence ATGAAGATAATGCTGCGGCTCGCGACGAGTGCCGCGTTGATCGCTGTGGCCGCCTGTGGGGGCGGGAGTGAGACCCCTGCCGAGGGTGGCAAAATTCGGGTGGTAGCGACGACCAACATCGTCGCTGATCTCGTACAGGGCATCGGTGGTGAAGAAATCGAAGTTGAAGCTCTGATGGGCGCCGGCATTGACCCGCACCTCTACAAGGCATCGGCCGGTGACGTGCGGCGCATGAGTTCGGCAGAGGTCATCTTCTTCAGTGGATTACACCTCGAAGGGAAGATGAGCGAGGTGCTGGAGCGACTGGGTGAACGCGGAGTGCGAACGGTGGCGGTGGCGGAGTGCTTGCCAGAGGACGGACTCATCGAGTCGGCCGGATTCTCCGGCCTGCACGACCCGCACGTGTGGTTCGACGTCGCGCTGTGGTCTCGCTCGGCGGACTGTGTGGCCGAGTCGCTGGCCGAGGTCGATCCTGAGCGCGAGGCGGTGTTTCGACAGCGGGCGGCTGACGCGGTTGCAGAGCTCGGGGCGCTCGATAGCTGGGTTCGCGAGCGGGTCGGTGTTCTGAGACCCGAGCAGCGGGTTCTGGTGACCGCACATGACGCTTTCGGCTACTTTGGTCGTGCGTACGGTTTCGAGGTCCGCGGCCTGCTGGGGGTCAGCACCGCTTCAGAGGCCGGCACCTCTGACGTCCAGGAGCTCGCCGCGTTCATCGCGGAACGGAGGATTCCCGCCATCTTCGTCGAGACCTCGGTGCCGCCGCGGTACGTGCAGGCCCTCCGTGAAGCGGTTCGCGCTCGTGGATTCGCGGTTGAGATCGGGGGTAGCCTCTACTCTGACTCGCTCGGGAATCCGGGCACTCTAGAGGGCAGCTACGAAGGTACGGTGCGCGCCAACGTCAACACGATCGTGAACGCGCTCATGAGTCCTCCCGGGACCATCCAATAG
- a CDS encoding metal ABC transporter ATP-binding protein, producing the protein MENAKHDWALEVEDLTVAYADQPVLWDIDLQVTQGVKMAIIGPNGAGKSTLVKAAMGLVKPVAGEVRIFGRARDRAEGTIAYVPQRATLSWDFPTDVIDVVTMGTYGRVGWLRRVGTKERDDAEAALEQVGMTEFARRPIAELSGGQQQRVLLARALVQDAPIYILDEPFQGVDAPTERAIIDVLDDLARIGKTIIVVHHDLQTVPEYFDHVLLLNVRAIDSGPVTEVFTEENLRLTFGGRVGVLAATGVDKV; encoded by the coding sequence ATGGAAAACGCCAAACACGATTGGGCGCTCGAGGTCGAAGATCTGACCGTTGCCTATGCGGACCAGCCGGTTCTGTGGGATATCGACCTGCAGGTCACTCAGGGCGTGAAGATGGCGATCATAGGCCCCAACGGAGCCGGCAAGAGCACTCTGGTCAAAGCTGCGATGGGCCTGGTCAAACCGGTGGCCGGAGAGGTGCGGATATTCGGGCGTGCCCGCGATCGGGCCGAAGGCACCATCGCTTATGTTCCTCAACGGGCCACTTTGTCCTGGGACTTCCCGACCGATGTGATCGACGTCGTAACCATGGGCACCTATGGCCGGGTGGGCTGGTTGCGTCGGGTTGGAACAAAGGAAAGGGATGACGCGGAAGCGGCCCTCGAGCAAGTCGGTATGACCGAGTTCGCCCGTCGCCCGATCGCTGAACTGTCAGGAGGCCAGCAGCAGCGGGTCCTCCTGGCCCGGGCTCTCGTCCAGGATGCTCCCATCTACATCCTCGATGAACCGTTTCAGGGTGTGGACGCACCGACTGAACGTGCAATCATCGATGTGCTGGACGACCTCGCGCGTATCGGCAAGACCATTATCGTCGTCCATCATGACCTCCAGACGGTTCCCGAGTACTTCGACCATGTTCTTCTACTCAACGTCCGAGCGATCGACTCCGGGCCGGTGACGGAGGTGTTTACCGAGGAGAACCTCCGTCTCACATTCGGCGGACGAGTCGGTGTGCTCGCCGCCACCGGAGTGGACAAGGTGTGA
- a CDS encoding metal ABC transporter permease: MEFFGDYTLRLVAAGSAVLGATSGALGSFAYLRRQSLLGDAVSHAALPGIVLAFMLTGSKVPLVLMLGAGVAGWIATLGVQVIVRRSRVPYDSALGIVLAVFFGFGLVLMTLVQRRADTAQAGLESFLFGQAASLLKRDVVAMAVLGAVALVLLILLWKEFKLLSFDSDFGASLGLPVRRLDGLLTFLLVVAIIIGLQTVGVVLMSAMIVAPGAAARQWSRRLAPMVLIAAAIGVVSGVSGSVISSSMPRMPTGPTIVLILSLIVVVSLFMAPRRGLLWRYFRIGNLRAAPDLDPVLMHLFALSHQHPGDPEHGHSVAVIRTMSPPDAKVDAALERLADRGLAQRTVDGGWAPTAVGRREAQRILDRETREDGR, from the coding sequence ATGGAATTCTTCGGCGACTACACGCTGCGTCTGGTCGCTGCTGGATCAGCGGTGCTGGGCGCAACCAGCGGGGCTCTTGGCTCATTTGCCTATCTTCGCCGTCAGAGTCTGCTCGGCGATGCCGTGAGCCACGCAGCCCTGCCCGGGATCGTGTTGGCCTTCATGTTGACGGGATCCAAGGTGCCACTGGTTCTGATGTTGGGCGCAGGCGTGGCCGGGTGGATTGCCACTCTGGGGGTCCAGGTGATCGTGAGGCGATCGCGGGTGCCCTACGACAGCGCTCTCGGGATCGTGCTTGCGGTGTTTTTCGGCTTCGGCCTCGTGCTTATGACCCTTGTCCAACGACGTGCGGACACGGCTCAGGCAGGACTCGAGTCCTTTCTTTTCGGCCAGGCGGCCTCGTTGCTGAAGCGTGATGTCGTCGCAATGGCAGTGCTCGGTGCGGTTGCGCTGGTGCTTTTGATTCTGCTGTGGAAAGAGTTCAAACTTCTGAGTTTCGATTCCGATTTCGGTGCCAGTCTCGGGTTGCCGGTTCGCCGACTGGACGGACTCCTCACCTTCCTGTTGGTGGTGGCGATCATCATCGGACTGCAGACCGTGGGTGTGGTGTTAATGAGCGCCATGATCGTGGCGCCCGGAGCCGCCGCTCGTCAGTGGAGCAGGCGGCTGGCTCCTATGGTCCTGATCGCCGCCGCTATCGGGGTCGTATCGGGCGTCTCCGGTTCCGTCATCAGTTCATCGATGCCGCGCATGCCGACCGGGCCGACGATTGTTCTCATTCTCAGCCTGATCGTTGTGGTGTCCCTCTTCATGGCTCCTCGCCGCGGGCTCTTGTGGCGCTATTTTCGGATCGGCAACCTGCGCGCTGCGCCCGATCTCGATCCCGTGCTGATGCACCTCTTCGCACTGTCACACCAACACCCGGGTGACCCGGAACACGGGCACTCGGTGGCGGTAATTCGAACCATGAGCCCTCCGGATGCGAAGGTGGATGCGGCGCTCGAGCGTCTTGCCGATCGCGGCCTGGCGCAACGAACGGTAGATGGTGGATGGGCACCAACCGCCGTTGGCCGCCGCGAGGCACAGCGAATCCTCGACCGCGAGACGAGGGAAGATGGCCGATGA
- the ribE gene encoding 6,7-dimethyl-8-ribityllumazine synthase, translating to MKVLEGHLDAQGLRFAIVVSRFNEALTTRLESGAVDCLQRHGAENDHITIVRVPGAWEIPLVAAKLAASTEFDAVISIGALVRGGTAHFDLLAAEVAKGVAQAAMNSGVPMTFGVITADTLEQAVERAGTKMGNKGWEAALAAIEMARLSERLDRRG from the coding sequence ATGAAGGTACTCGAAGGACATCTTGATGCACAGGGACTGCGATTCGCGATTGTGGTGAGTCGCTTCAACGAGGCGTTGACGACACGACTTGAATCGGGTGCGGTGGATTGCCTCCAGCGCCACGGAGCGGAGAACGACCACATCACCATCGTTCGCGTGCCTGGAGCCTGGGAAATTCCGTTGGTGGCGGCCAAGCTTGCGGCGAGCACAGAATTCGACGCGGTCATCAGCATCGGCGCACTCGTACGCGGTGGAACCGCTCATTTCGATCTTCTTGCCGCGGAGGTCGCCAAGGGGGTTGCGCAGGCTGCGATGAACTCTGGCGTTCCGATGACCTTTGGTGTCATCACTGCAGATACCCTGGAGCAGGCGGTCGAACGGGCCGGCACGAAGATGGGCAACAAGGGGTGGGAGGCTGCCCTGGCGGCCATCGAGATGGCACGGCTGAGTGAAAGGCTCGACCGGAGGGGATGA
- a CDS encoding 4a-hydroxytetrahydrobiopterin dehydratase encodes MCDNELLMMTCRPLESGTPPLSGHDLEHRLGHAEGWEIEDGSLTKTFQFEDHYQTMAFVNAVAWISHREDHHPEMTVGYNTCALRYVTHSIGGISENDFICSAKVDHLVGD; translated from the coding sequence ATGTGTGACAACGAGCTGCTCATGATGACCTGCCGGCCTCTCGAATCAGGTACCCCGCCCCTTTCGGGCCACGACCTCGAGCACCGGCTGGGCCACGCCGAAGGCTGGGAGATCGAGGATGGGTCACTGACCAAGACCTTTCAGTTCGAGGACCACTACCAGACGATGGCGTTCGTCAATGCCGTCGCCTGGATATCCCATCGCGAAGATCACCACCCTGAGATGACCGTCGGTTACAACACCTGTGCTCTGCGTTACGTCACCCATTCGATCGGAGGCATCTCTGAAAACGACTTCATTTGTTCAGCCAAGGTGGATCATCTCGTCGGAGACTGA
- a CDS encoding cytochrome c — MNSTRLAYAVFAVGTIAIVLAACGAAGPKPGTAEALYIDLGCAKCHGPDRQGQRSGPPLIKIIDHWNEESLLQYLRDPKTFVESNPRLSYLDEQYPIAMPAYADTNDEDLRKLAQFILNS; from the coding sequence ATGAACAGCACTCGTCTCGCGTACGCAGTCTTTGCCGTCGGCACCATTGCCATTGTTCTCGCCGCCTGCGGCGCAGCCGGGCCGAAACCGGGAACTGCGGAAGCGCTCTACATCGATCTCGGCTGCGCGAAATGTCACGGTCCAGATCGCCAGGGACAACGTTCGGGGCCGCCGCTCATCAAGATCATCGATCACTGGAACGAGGAATCGCTCCTCCAGTACCTCAGGGACCCGAAAACCTTCGTCGAGTCCAATCCAAGACTCTCGTACCTCGACGAGCAGTACCCGATTGCGATGCCAGCCTATGCCGACACCAACGACGAGGATCTGCGAAAGCTGGCGCAATTCATTCTCAACAGTTGA
- the nusB gene encoding transcription antitermination factor NusB yields the protein MGTRRRARELALQLLYQFELTNASPEEMQAGFEEWRNASDEVREFADTLLRGTLSRIDELDEELSRQTTHWRLERLAAVDRNILRLAMYELICETGTPHAVVIDEAIEIAKKYGTKDSGRFVNGVLDGFVKRRSAAG from the coding sequence ATGGGTACCCGTCGGCGCGCCCGAGAGCTCGCCCTGCAGCTTCTGTATCAGTTCGAACTCACCAATGCCTCACCTGAAGAGATGCAGGCGGGATTCGAAGAGTGGCGCAACGCGAGCGATGAAGTCCGGGAATTTGCCGACACGCTTCTCCGCGGAACGCTTTCCCGGATTGACGAGCTCGATGAAGAGCTCAGCCGGCAGACGACCCACTGGCGACTCGAACGGCTGGCCGCGGTCGATCGGAACATTCTTAGACTGGCGATGTACGAGCTCATTTGCGAGACCGGTACACCTCATGCGGTGGTCATCGATGAGGCAATCGAGATCGCCAAGAAATACGGCACCAAGGATTCGGGTCGGTTCGTCAATGGTGTTCTCGACGGCTTTGTAAAGAGACGGTCTGCCGCCGGCTGA
- a CDS encoding transglutaminase-like domain-containing protein encodes MFGRLATVVIFVASLAVGEEARYLVSGDDLPVTTASNGYSQVVYPGEDGRAEVRVATSLSPIGSTGTYEDVIAGNRPEVPDGFSLPGDLQEKLSPDLDAWEGATLILDWAADRVVVDIEDLGSQDATSVLERGRGRCSGLANAVVALLRAAGYEARTVSGLLVGDRQPIPHRWIECRLPGAGWVASDPTLGLWTVTPRHLVFPDTVTRSPEVQVLAVSDDGLDRLPRFGGRIVRPNHGANLVCRLVPPTNHSDTIAILRSGSDIRRARFDPLARFSNLLPGVWQLEVVSGEHVVHRRRFELKSGDFMSYVANSEVEDPPREVER; translated from the coding sequence ATGTTTGGCAGGCTCGCGACAGTCGTCATATTCGTAGCTTCACTAGCGGTAGGAGAAGAGGCACGCTATCTGGTCAGCGGTGACGACCTCCCGGTCACAACCGCCAGTAACGGCTATTCACAGGTCGTCTATCCGGGGGAAGATGGGCGAGCAGAGGTCCGGGTCGCAACGAGCCTTTCACCGATAGGTTCCACGGGCACCTACGAAGATGTGATCGCCGGCAATCGGCCCGAGGTGCCAGATGGCTTCTCTCTACCAGGTGACCTGCAAGAGAAGCTGAGTCCGGACCTTGATGCCTGGGAGGGCGCAACTCTGATTCTTGACTGGGCGGCGGACAGAGTAGTTGTCGACATCGAAGATCTCGGTTCGCAGGATGCTACATCTGTCCTCGAGCGTGGCAGAGGACGTTGCTCCGGGCTCGCCAACGCCGTTGTCGCGCTGCTGCGGGCGGCAGGATACGAGGCTCGCACTGTGAGCGGATTGTTGGTCGGTGATCGACAGCCGATTCCCCATCGCTGGATCGAATGCCGCTTGCCTGGCGCCGGTTGGGTTGCCAGTGACCCGACACTCGGTCTCTGGACGGTCACCCCCCGACACCTGGTCTTTCCTGACACCGTGACGAGAAGTCCGGAGGTGCAGGTCCTCGCTGTTTCCGATGATGGTCTCGACCGATTACCCAGGTTTGGCGGCCGGATCGTGCGGCCAAACCATGGTGCGAACCTCGTTTGCCGGTTGGTGCCGCCTACGAATCACTCCGACACGATTGCCATTCTCCGGAGCGGCAGCGATATTCGACGCGCACGGTTCGACCCGCTGGCCCGATTCTCCAATCTGCTCCCGGGAGTGTGGCAGCTCGAGGTGGTTTCGGGTGAGCATGTCGTTCACAGGCGGCGGTTCGAGTTAAAATCTGGTGACTTCATGAGCTACGTAGCAAATTCCGAAGTTGAAGATCCACCTCGGGAGGTGGAACGATGA